One region of Pseudomonas glycinae genomic DNA includes:
- a CDS encoding ABC transporter ATP-binding protein: MLQVHNVFKSYLTPQGPLPVLQGIDLTLKPGSSLALMGESGSGKSTLLHLIAGLDKVDSGSISSGEHRLDRMNEAQLANWRRTEIGLVFQQYNLIGSLRIEDNLAFQARLAGRHDPRWQQHLVQRLGLSELLKRYPEQLSGGQQQRVALGRALAARPKLLLADEPTGSLDEATSDEVLRLLLELLDDTPTTLLMVTHSQRVAARLAERVVLSSGRLT; the protein is encoded by the coding sequence ATGCTCCAGGTTCACAACGTCTTCAAAAGCTACCTCACCCCACAAGGCCCGTTGCCGGTGTTGCAAGGTATCGACCTGACGCTCAAGCCCGGCAGCAGCCTGGCGCTGATGGGCGAGTCGGGCAGCGGCAAGAGCACGCTGCTGCACCTGATCGCCGGGCTCGACAAAGTCGACAGCGGCAGTATCAGCAGCGGCGAACATCGGCTGGACCGGATGAACGAGGCGCAACTGGCCAACTGGCGGCGCACCGAAATCGGTCTGGTGTTCCAGCAGTACAACCTGATCGGCAGCCTGCGGATCGAGGACAACCTGGCGTTTCAGGCGCGACTGGCCGGGCGGCATGACCCGCGTTGGCAGCAGCATCTGGTGCAGCGCCTGGGGCTGAGCGAATTGCTCAAGCGCTATCCCGAACAACTCTCCGGCGGCCAGCAACAGCGGGTTGCGCTCGGGCGGGCGCTGGCCGCGCGACCGAAACTGCTGCTGGCCGACGAGCCCACCGGCAGCCTCGACGAAGCCACCAGCGACGAAGTGCTGCGACTGTTGCTGGAATTGCTCGACGACACGCCGACCACCTTGCTGATGGTCACCCACAGTCAGCGCGTGGCGGCGCGGCTGGCGGAGCGCGTGGTGCTGTCCAGCGGTCGGTTGACGTGA
- a CDS encoding sulfatase-like hydrolase/transferase has product MFRYLKELLLIIYLLLYSEYYLDRLSAMGIGLAVLLFGAMFLTLTFALLLTAYIRQTFIRHLFALTLFVSAVFFDVYTRVTADYLTYSSFVSLVYSGGFIQEAAYQYRGAIIHGLLNGLLLLFGIGLKPRHAVPVPNALRIAAPLCGVLLLSAVLFVRAGEGARGLPIMYTPLAYLNLFGYEALHNTVGPREPVTLARNGPAVGHDIVLIIDESISGNYLDINAPFGVHSNLKQVRPGVQIFNYGYAASIANCSADTNITLRYGGTRADYMRINSTLPSIWQYAKKAGLRTVYIDAQRTGGNLQNLMNDAEKKDIDEFVQFDQTSVRDRDMAAAAKLIELLNDGKPELVLINKVGAHFPVHDKYPDAFMAYRPTLPRGQFTEVADTGERTGFNGQPDDWLLYRNAYKNTVLWNVGEFFARVFAQANLNNALLIYTSDHGQDLHERGNPGLNTHCGGDPVEEEGLVPLVVIQGEQLQTLDWSAQLAVNKDRSSHYNIFPTLLQLMGYDLPGIEAVYGKPLSVATADAFTFNYRFNARLGARPEWKHIDLNSIVTPGEASTSVAVGQ; this is encoded by the coding sequence ATGTTTCGATATCTGAAAGAACTGCTTTTAATTATTTATCTATTGCTTTATTCAGAATATTACCTTGACCGCTTAAGTGCGATGGGTATTGGTCTGGCAGTACTTCTTTTTGGCGCGATGTTTTTGACGCTGACTTTCGCATTATTACTAACCGCCTATATACGTCAGACTTTCATTCGGCATTTGTTCGCATTAACCCTGTTTGTTTCGGCGGTGTTCTTCGATGTTTATACGAGGGTGACCGCCGATTACCTGACCTATAGCAGTTTTGTCTCGCTGGTTTACTCCGGCGGCTTCATTCAGGAAGCGGCGTATCAGTATCGGGGGGCGATCATTCATGGGCTGCTCAACGGCCTGCTGCTGTTGTTCGGGATTGGCCTGAAGCCACGACACGCGGTCCCGGTGCCCAATGCCTTGCGGATCGCTGCGCCGTTGTGCGGTGTGTTGCTGCTCAGCGCCGTGTTGTTCGTGCGCGCCGGCGAGGGTGCTCGCGGGTTGCCGATCATGTACACGCCGCTGGCCTATCTGAACCTGTTCGGCTACGAAGCGCTGCACAACACCGTCGGCCCGCGTGAGCCGGTGACTCTGGCGCGCAATGGCCCGGCGGTTGGTCACGACATCGTGCTGATCATCGACGAAAGCATTTCCGGCAATTACCTGGACATCAACGCGCCATTCGGTGTGCACAGCAACCTCAAGCAGGTCCGTCCGGGCGTGCAGATCTTCAATTACGGTTACGCGGCGTCCATCGCCAATTGCAGCGCCGACACCAACATCACCCTGCGTTACGGCGGCACCCGCGCCGACTACATGCGCATCAACAGCACGCTGCCGTCGATCTGGCAGTACGCGAAAAAGGCCGGCCTGCGCACGGTCTACATCGACGCTCAGCGCACCGGGGGCAATCTGCAGAACCTGATGAACGATGCGGAAAAAAAGGACATCGACGAATTCGTGCAATTCGACCAGACCAGCGTGCGCGACCGCGACATGGCTGCCGCCGCCAAGCTGATCGAACTGCTCAACGACGGCAAGCCGGAGCTGGTGCTGATCAACAAGGTCGGCGCGCATTTCCCGGTGCACGACAAATACCCCGACGCCTTCATGGCCTACCGCCCGACCTTGCCGCGCGGGCAGTTCACGGAAGTCGCCGACACCGGCGAGCGCACCGGCTTCAACGGCCAGCCGGATGACTGGCTGCTGTATCGCAATGCCTACAAGAACACCGTGCTGTGGAATGTCGGCGAGTTCTTCGCGCGGGTGTTTGCCCAGGCCAATCTGAACAACGCGCTGCTGATCTACACCTCGGATCACGGCCAGGATCTGCACGAACGCGGTAATCCGGGACTGAACACCCACTGCGGCGGCGATCCGGTGGAAGAAGAAGGGCTGGTGCCGCTGGTGGTGATTCAGGGCGAGCAGTTGCAGACGCTCGACTGGTCAGCGCAACTGGCGGTGAACAAGGATCGCTCCAGTCACTACAACATTTTTCCGACCCTGTTGCAGTTGATGGGCTACGACCTGCCGGGAATCGAAGCGGTGTACGGCAAACCGCTGAGCGTGGCGACGGCGGATGCATTCACCTTCAACTACCGCTTCAACGCGCGGCTGGGGGCCAGACCCGAGTGGAAACACATCGACCTGAACAGCATCGTGACGCCGGGTGAAGCGTCGACGAGTGTGGCGGTGGGTCAGTAA